TGCAACTCACCATTTCTTGGGGACGCCCTTGGTGGGGACCTTGGGGAGCTGCATGGCTCCTGGGTGAAGGGCCTCCTGGTCCCTGGTGAGGGAGGAGTCAGCAGTGAGCCCCAGAGGAGAAGACCTTGCTGGGGTAGGGTGGGGCGGGGTGAGGGCTGTGAGGCTCTTACTCACTTGGGAGAGCTGGGCCCAGGCTCCTCAGGGGCAGCCTTGGGTCTCTGATTCTCTTCCAGGAGGGCCTTGAGGTGTTGCAACTggaaggcagggagaagaggggcagTGGGCAGGCTCTGCAGAGGTGGCGGGGGGGCAGATCGGGGTCCCGAGCCTCACCTCTTGGGCCTGCAGGAGGTTGGCGTTCCACAGCTGGCGGATGATAACCTCACATTGCTGAATCGTGGTGGGCTTGCGTAGGTATGGAGGCAGGCTCATCGCAGGGGGCTGCTTGCCCTTGTGCTGGTTGCCTGCCGTGGAGCTCACCACTGCACTGGAggtctccccttcttcctctctggaaCAGTCACTGCAGCAGCCTGGAGCTAGCCTGCCAGGCTTGGTctaaccaccaccccccacctctcttctgGGCAGCTCCTGCTCCAGCCTGAGAatggtgtggggaggaggggtgtccACACAGCCTCCTCAGGGACTGGGTCCCTTCTGCTAACTAGGGTGCTCCCGGCACCAGGTGGGGGGCTCTGGTGCCAGCTGGGACCTGGGTccatccctttctcctctctcaaggTGCCCTGACGTTTCAAGGTGGTTCAAGCTGCGGGGCCACCCTCAGTCCTGACCCCCACACCTGTGAGCCTGGTTGAGAGAATCTAAGGACTGTGCTGAGAAGCGGAAGCCTGCTGGTTGCCCTACCCAGGGGACAATGGGGCCTCTGTTTTTAGATGCAAAGTCCaggttcctggggcgcctgggtggctcagtgggttaaagcctctgccttcggctcaggtcatgatccccgggtcctgaaatcgagccccgcatcaggctctctgctcatcggggagcctgcttcctcctctcttctgtctgcctgcctctctgcctacttgtgatctgtcaaataaataaagtctttaaaaaaaaaaaaagtccaggttCCTTGCTGCTTTCCAGGGCAGTCCCAGAAACTCAAGTGTCAGCCTGGTCTTGCTCTGGCCTGCCAGCTCTGCGCCTCACAGAGCTGAGCACACTTCCCGGGGTGAGCCCAGGAACCTGACTTACTTATTCCCCGACTTGGTGAATAGCAGAGTAATTTAAAGGCCAAATcactttgttccatttctgtgagaAAACGGTTTTGGAGGCTGCTGTTGGCATCCTCATGTGGGCTTGAGTCAGCATAGAGACCCTGCAGACCCCCTGGGGAAAGGGGGAAGGCAGTGCCCACTGGATGGGCAAGCCTGGAGCAAGTCTGCGTTCACCGGCAGACTGGCCCATTTGGAAGGGCTGAGCAGCTGGCTGGTGGCAGAGTGTGAGCTTGGTAAATGGAGCGCTGGGCCCACAGGGTCTGGGCGAGCCCTTACTTGGCCGGCCCCTGCATCCCTGGGGCTTTGTCCAGCTTGCTGTTGTGGAACAGGGCAGCAACTGGGGTCTCTTCTTCCAGGTCCATCTTCTGGGGAACATCAGCTTTCGAGTCTTGCCTCTTGGAGAAGCTGAGCTGGGTCCGGGCCTTGCCTTGAGAGTTGACAGCAGCCAAGGCGGTCACTGTGGGCATCGAGAACCCACGCCTGAGTCGCCCAGGATCAGCCGTGTATGCCCATGGagtttgcctcagtttccaccaAGAGATGGTAACAGAGCCCCCATCGGGGGGCTGCTGGGAGATCCAAACCCAAGGGTCTGAGGTTCTGTGAAAAGCTGGCTCCATGTAGTCAGggaaggccagggctgggggtggcccCACAGCTGTTCCCCGACTCTGAAGCAATGCCCCATTCTGGGCAAAATAACACTGAGTGGGAGGTCTGGGACCCAGCCTGCGCCAGTGTCCTTTCCAAGGACAATGCCTACTGCCTGCCTGGGGCCCGCAGAGGAGGGGCAAGGGCTGCTCCTTTGCAAGGACGCCTGGCCTGAGGAAGGCAGAGTGGGAAGAAGAAGCTATCAGCCCCTAACTCTGCAAATGACACCACAAGCCCAGAACTCCAGGCGGagccacctctccccaccccccccgcctctgcttcctgcctgcTTGGTGGGGGGTCCTAATGAGCAGGGCTTCTGCCAGGCCACCTGTGTGCCACCCCTCCCTGGAAGAGCACTTAGTGAGGCACAGAGGCTCCTCTTTCCGTATGTCGGGGGGCATCTGCCGTAGGGCCTTGTGCCCCATGTTGGTGTTCACTCCCTTTGTAGCCAAGCCCATGGGGCTTTCAATGCCCCACATTGGCCATTGGGCCCGGGGTCCCCATGAGGCATGTGTCCCTCCCCGACCCTGAGCTCACAGAGGGTGCT
This DNA window, taken from Mustela erminea isolate mMusErm1 chromosome 13, mMusErm1.Pri, whole genome shotgun sequence, encodes the following:
- the LOC116572271 gene encoding coiled-coil domain-containing protein 74B-like isoform X4; protein product: MSAGVAAAGQRPPSSGIPGSRGASRPRPRQPAVVQHSGQHGAQAGLSEAQKRVLDLEKSLQFLQQQHSETLVKLHEEIEYLKRENKDLHYKLIMSQKPKKGSISSSSFHSIKSVSNSTSADPGRLRRGFSMPTVTALAAVNSQGKARTQLSFSKRQDSKADVPQKMDLEEETPVAALFHNSKLDKAPGMQGPAKEEEGETSSAVVSSTAGNQHKGKQPPAMSLPPYLRKPTTIQQCEVIIRQLWNANLLQAQELQHLKALLEENQRPKAAPEEPGPSSPKDQEALHPGAMQLPKVPTKGVPKKCLILSPMPVAERSILPALKQTLKSNFAERQKRLQVVQNRRLHRSVL
- the LOC116572271 gene encoding coiled-coil domain-containing protein 74B-like isoform X5 codes for the protein MSAGVAAAGQRPPSSGIPGSRGASRPRPRQPAVVQHSGQHGAQAGLSEAQKRVLDLEKSLQFLQQQHSETLVKLHEEIEYLKRENKDLHYKLIMSQKPKKGSISSSSFHSIKSVSNSTSADPGRLRRGFSMPTVTALAAVNSQGKARTQLSFSKRQDSKADVPQKMDLEEETPVAALFHNSKLDKAPGMQGPANDCSREEEGETSSAVVSSTAGNQHKGKQPPAMSLPPYLRKPTTIQQCEVIIRQLWNANLLQAQELQHLKALLEENQRPKAAPEEPGPSSPKDQEALHPGAMQLPKVPTKGVPKKWGSAVPVLCPNSLILSPMPVAERSILPALKQTLKSNFAERQKRLQVVQNRRLHRSVL
- the LOC116572271 gene encoding coiled-coil domain-containing protein 74B-like isoform X1, with protein sequence MSAGVAAAGQRPPSSGIPGSRGASRPRPRQPAVVQHSGQHGAQAGLSEAQKRVLDLEKSLQFLQQQHSETLVKLHEEIEYLKRENKDLHYKLIMSQKPKKGSISSSSFHSIKSVSNSTSADPGRLRRGFSMPTVTALAAVNSQGKARTQLSFSKRQDSKADVPQKMDLEEETPVAALFHNSKLDKAPGMQGPAKEEEGETSSAVVSSTAGNQHKGKQPPAMSLPPYLRKPTTIQQCEVIIRQLWNANLLQAQELQHLKALLEENQRPKAAPEEPGPSSPKDQEALHPGAMQLPKVPTKGVPKKWGSAVPVLCPNSLILSPMPVAERSILPALKQTLKSNFAERQKRLQVVQNRRLHRSVL
- the LOC116572271 gene encoding coiled-coil domain-containing protein 74B-like isoform X2, giving the protein MSAGVAAAGQRPPSSGIPGSRGASRPRPRQPAVVQHSGQHGAQAGLSEAQKRVLDLEKSLQFLQQQHSETLVKLHEEIEYLKRENKDLHYKLIMSQKPKKGSISSSSFHSIKSVSNSTSADPGRLRRGFSMPTVTALAAVNSQGKARTQLSFSKRQDSKADVPQKMDLEEETPVAALFHNSKLDKAPGMQGPANDCSREEEGETSSAVVSSTAGNQHKGKQPPAMSLPPYLRKPTTIQQCEVIIRQLWNANLLQAQELQHLKALLEENQRPKAAPEEPGPSSPKDQEALHPGAMQLPKVPTKGVPKKCLILSPMPVAERSILPALKQTLKSNFAERQKRLQVVQNRRLHRSVL